A stretch of the Arvicanthis niloticus isolate mArvNil1 chromosome 30, mArvNil1.pat.X, whole genome shotgun sequence genome encodes the following:
- the Znf446 gene encoding LOW QUALITY PROTEIN: zinc finger protein 446 (The sequence of the model RefSeq protein was modified relative to this genomic sequence to represent the inferred CDS: inserted 3 bases in 2 codons), with the protein MRKKANPHSGQQCVSPTAEVAREERLSSQEXGDPLELCSSATPRRGTKSXARERPWQLAVVLAGAHGRRSPSGGTRSCGGGAGLARLVPLSSPKRPFKTRMPSPLGTPYLSLRDSRSTLEEPEAARLRFRGFCYEEVEGPREALVQLRELCHQWLQPESSSKDQMIELLVLEQFLGVLPPEIQAWVRGQRPGSPEEAAALVEELQHDPGQLLGWITAHILRPKMLPLVQKMKESSGSHHISAATASSKAGPAEAPQDTWVERSTQINCSVKEEISADGQEMVSPSALLPAQDREGHLEHQETASISSQSGRIQEWGLLDSSQKELCWGVMQEKYDTVLSQASLPLLQPETHVDSELRPKQEIPHKGPESLGSHPPEVGAIADQRLVQATPSERQSPCKDPPGLSPTPLLEAPDRPTPRKLYICEQCGLSFDWKSVFIIHLRTHRSGPRLERPSQVAWEPAMRRSSSLRGYACVECGRSFSWKSQLVIHRKSHAGQRRHFCRDCGCSFDWKFQLVIHRKLHQPEGP; encoded by the exons ATGCGTAAGAAGGCTAACCCGCATTCCGGTCAGCAGTGCGTGAGCCCTACGGCTGAGGTTGCAAGAGAAGAACGGCTGTCAAGTCAGGA AGGGGATCCCCTGGAACTCTGCAGCAGCGCGACCCCAAGGAGAGGAACGAAAA CTGCGCGTGAGAGGCCCTGGCAGCTTGCTGTCGTCCTTGCTGGGGCTCACGGGAGACGTAGTCCAAGCGGAGGGACTCGTTCCTGCGGAGGAGGTGCAGGATTGGCCAGGCTG GTCCCTCTGTCATCTCCAAAAAGACCCTTCAAAACAAGAATGCCATCTCCTCTGGGTACCCCATACCTATCCCTCAGAGACTCCAGGTCCACCCTTGAGGAGCCTGAGGCTGCACGGCTCCGTTTCCGGGGTTTCTGCTATGAGGAGGTTGAAGGACCCCGAGAAGCACTGGTCCAGCTTCGAGAGTTGTGTCACCAGTGGCTGCAGCCTGAATCATCCTCCAAAGATCAGATGATAGAGTTGCTGGTTTTGGAACAGTTCCTGGGTGTGTTGCCCCCTGAGATCCAGGCCTGGGTTCGAGGGCAGCGACCAGGGAGCCCTGAGGAGGCGGCAGCCCTTGTTGAGGAGCTACAGCATGATCCTGGGCAGCTGCTGGGTTGG ATCACAGCCCATATCCTGAGACCAAAGATGCTTCCTCTAGTCCAGAAGATGAAGGAGTCCTCAGGGAGCCACCACATCTCAGCAGCAACAGCGTCCTCCAAGGCAGGCCCTGCGGAGGCACCACAGGACACCTGGGTAGAGAGATCTACGCAGATCAATTGCAGTGTGAAGGAGGAAATCAGTGCTGATGGGCAGGAGATGG tATCTCCAAGTGCCCTCCTTCCAGCACAGGACCGTGAGGGACATCTTGAACATCAGGAAACAGCCTCCATATCCTCCCAATCAGGAAGGATCCAG GAGTGGGGCCTGTTGGACTCATCACAAAAAGAGCTGTGCTGGGGTGTGATGCAAGAGAAGTATGACACAGTGCTGTCCCAGG CAAGCCTGCCGCTGCTACAGCCAGAGACACATGTTGACTCTGAGCTGAGACCAAAACAGGAGATACCACACAAAGGACCAGAGTCCCTCGGGAGCCATCCCCCAGAAGTGGGAGCCATTGCAGATCAAAGGCTAGTTCAAGCCACTCCAAGTGAAAGACAGAGCCCTTGCAAGGACCCTCCAGGCTTGTCTCCCACACCACTGCTTGAAGCCCCAGATAGGCCCACGCCTCGGAAGCTGTACATTTGTGAGCAGTGTGGCCTCAGCTTTGATTGGAAGTCGGTTTTCATCATCCATCTCCGCACACACAGGAGTGGGCCACGCCTGGAAAGACCATCACAGGTGGCCTGGGAGCCGGCCATGCGGCGCTCCTCTAGCCTTCGGGGCTATGCGTGCGTGGAGTGTGGGCGCAGCTTCAGCTGGAAGTCGCAGCTGGTCATCCACCGCAAGAGCCACGCAGGTCAGCGGCGCCACTTCTGCCGGGACTGTGGGTGTAGCTTTGACTGGAAGTTTCAGCTGGTCATTCATAGAAAGCTTCACCAGCCAGAGGGCCCATGA